In Archangium violaceum, the following are encoded in one genomic region:
- a CDS encoding hemerythrin domain-containing protein, whose amino-acid sequence MSAIELLKQQHREVDDLFRRLKASDEDERISLLGKVAEALTIHAALEEQLFYPFAREQGVDGLIDESFQDHAEVKRLVSELLQVKQNDPRLMELCSRLERMVTEHVGQEERALFPKVESVANRDDLVSMRDDMQRAIDSWRNRELLRMAEHQESPPPVM is encoded by the coding sequence GTGAGCGCGATCGAACTACTGAAGCAGCAGCACCGGGAAGTCGACGATCTGTTCCGGCGCCTCAAGGCCAGCGATGAGGACGAGCGCATCTCCCTGCTGGGCAAGGTGGCCGAGGCGCTCACCATCCACGCGGCGCTGGAGGAGCAGTTGTTCTATCCCTTCGCCCGGGAGCAGGGCGTGGACGGCCTCATCGACGAGTCCTTCCAGGACCACGCCGAGGTGAAGCGGCTCGTGTCGGAGCTCCTCCAGGTCAAGCAGAACGACCCGAGGCTGATGGAGCTGTGCTCGCGTCTGGAGCGGATGGTGACCGAGCATGTGGGACAGGAGGAGCGCGCGCTGTTCCCCAAGGTGGAGTCCGTGGCCAACCGCGACGACCTGGTCTCCATGCGCGACGACATGCAGCGGGCCATCGACAGCTGGCGCAACCGAGAGCTGCTGCGCATGGCCGAGCATCAGGAGTCCCCACCCCCGGTGATGTGA
- the glgX gene encoding glycogen debranching protein GlgX gives MTREVWPGKPYPRGATFDGTGVNFAVFSQAATRVEVCLFDPQDPSKEVERFDLPGVTDCVWHGYVPGLESGTLYGLRVHGPYEPQKGLRCNPFKLLVDPYAKALHGEVDWSQPVFGYPLGHAQQDLMRDERDSAAGMPKSVVVGDYFDWGNERRPDVPWRKTVIYEAHVKGLTMRHPKVPEHQRGTYAGLAHPAVIEHLLKLGVTAVELLPVHAFADDSFLGEKGLSNYWGYNTLCYFAPEQRYASRQTPGAAVNEFKAMVKALHSAGIEVLLDVVYNHSCEGNHLGPTLSLKGIDNVSYYWLMPEARYYLDFTGCGNSLNASNPQAARLIVDSLRYWVEEMHVDGFRFDLATVLGRVGKGEFSPHAPIFQIINQDPVLGRVKLIAEPWDVGLGGYQVGGFPAPWREWNGKYRDALRRYWKGDENLAGEVGHRLTGSSDLYQEAKRRPQASINFVTAHDGFTLHDLVTYSHKHNEANGEHNRDGADDNQAWNCGVEGETEDNGIIALRERQKRNLLASLCLSQGVPMLVAGDEMGRTQGGNNNAYCQDNELSWVDWNLDKRREALLEFTSRLIQFRHRQPVLQRRRFFQGKHIWDSEYKDLTWFRPDGTEMDAGDWEKPFVRSLAFLLGGDAIPTPDERGQRIIGDALLVLLNAHHEPVRFTVPPPAEGFRWVIEFYTADDKRGPEEPVPSGHFELTGRSLAVFRQVARD, from the coding sequence ATGACCAGGGAAGTATGGCCGGGCAAGCCGTACCCGCGAGGCGCGACCTTCGATGGGACGGGAGTGAACTTCGCGGTCTTCTCCCAGGCTGCAACTCGTGTCGAGGTGTGTCTCTTCGACCCGCAGGACCCCTCCAAGGAGGTGGAGCGGTTCGACCTGCCGGGCGTCACCGACTGCGTCTGGCACGGCTACGTGCCGGGACTGGAGTCGGGCACGCTCTATGGTCTGCGCGTCCACGGGCCGTACGAGCCGCAGAAGGGGCTGCGCTGCAACCCCTTCAAGCTGCTGGTGGACCCGTACGCCAAGGCGCTCCATGGCGAGGTGGACTGGTCCCAGCCCGTCTTCGGCTACCCGCTCGGGCACGCGCAGCAGGACCTCATGCGCGACGAGCGGGACAGCGCCGCGGGCATGCCCAAGAGCGTGGTGGTGGGTGACTACTTCGACTGGGGCAACGAGCGCCGTCCGGACGTGCCCTGGCGCAAGACCGTCATCTACGAGGCCCACGTCAAGGGCCTCACCATGCGCCACCCCAAGGTCCCCGAGCACCAGCGTGGCACCTACGCGGGCCTCGCCCACCCGGCCGTCATCGAGCACCTGCTCAAGCTGGGCGTCACCGCGGTGGAGCTGCTGCCGGTGCACGCCTTCGCCGATGACTCCTTCCTCGGCGAGAAGGGGCTGTCCAACTACTGGGGCTACAACACCCTCTGCTACTTCGCCCCCGAGCAGCGCTACGCCAGCCGCCAGACTCCCGGCGCCGCCGTCAACGAGTTCAAGGCGATGGTGAAGGCGCTGCACTCGGCCGGCATCGAGGTGCTCCTCGACGTCGTCTACAACCACTCCTGCGAGGGCAACCACCTGGGGCCCACGCTGTCGCTCAAGGGCATCGACAACGTCTCCTACTACTGGCTGATGCCCGAGGCGCGCTACTACCTGGACTTCACCGGCTGCGGCAACAGCCTCAATGCCTCCAACCCGCAGGCGGCGCGCCTCATCGTCGACTCCCTGCGCTACTGGGTGGAGGAGATGCACGTGGACGGGTTCCGCTTCGACCTGGCCACCGTGCTCGGCCGCGTGGGCAAGGGTGAGTTCTCCCCCCATGCCCCCATCTTCCAGATCATCAACCAGGATCCGGTGCTCGGCCGGGTGAAGCTCATCGCCGAGCCGTGGGACGTGGGGCTCGGCGGCTACCAGGTGGGCGGCTTCCCCGCGCCCTGGCGCGAGTGGAACGGCAAGTACCGCGATGCGCTGCGCCGCTACTGGAAGGGCGACGAGAACCTCGCGGGCGAGGTGGGCCACCGTCTCACGGGCTCCTCGGACCTCTACCAGGAGGCGAAGCGCCGCCCGCAGGCCAGCATCAACTTCGTCACCGCCCACGACGGCTTCACCCTGCACGACCTCGTCACCTACAGCCACAAGCACAACGAGGCCAACGGCGAGCACAACCGTGACGGCGCCGACGACAACCAGGCGTGGAACTGCGGCGTGGAGGGCGAGACGGAGGACAACGGCATCATCGCCCTGCGCGAGCGCCAGAAGCGCAACCTGCTCGCCTCGCTCTGCCTCTCCCAGGGCGTGCCCATGCTGGTGGCTGGCGACGAGATGGGGCGCACCCAGGGCGGTAACAACAACGCCTACTGCCAGGACAACGAGCTGTCCTGGGTGGACTGGAACCTCGACAAGCGCCGCGAGGCCCTGCTGGAGTTCACCTCCCGGCTCATCCAGTTCCGCCACCGCCAGCCGGTGCTGCAGCGCCGCCGCTTCTTCCAGGGCAAACACATCTGGGACTCGGAGTACAAGGACCTGACCTGGTTCCGCCCGGATGGCACGGAGATGGACGCGGGGGATTGGGAAAAGCCCTTCGTCCGCTCCCTCGCGTTCCTCCTGGGCGGTGACGCCATCCCCACGCCCGACGAGCGCGGCCAGCGCATCATCGGCGACGCACTGCTGGTGCTGCTCAACGCCCACCACGAGCCCGTGCGCTTCACCGTGCCTCCTCCGGCCGAGGGCTTCCGGTGGGTCATCGAGTTCTACACCGCGGACGACAAGCGGGGCCCCGAGGAGCCGGTGCCCTCCGGCCACTTCGAGCTGACCGGCCGCTCCCTGGCCGTCTTCCGTCAGGTGGCTCGCGACTGA
- a CDS encoding two-component system sensor histidine kinase NtrB has product MGQGPRAWLLGRLDAFLTERQRQLPPDELGRYRVLVGCTLCVVLLNLVLALSASFFREVSVPRFALGLVMAAFFGMVLGVLRRGRSLRPASMLVCCLLVAGYIGATFAMPHPAIASHATAMLIPALAVYLMGVRTGLVVTAFFCLNASVFLPLSLTGFGTLEPLFARPGQWASGVMDAFVLLLGWGVSALFCYARDEAIATVRENERTLRSLLENTDDPVCSLDPQGNIVIANAAARRMFRRAFGREVKRGDALDEESAEETRATWRAALARTLGGQPVRYEIPFQQEGRPITLDLSLHPIQGEEGRAVGVTLFGRDVTERKRAEARLDELHRNLVDMSRRAGMAEVATGVLHNVGNTLNSVNVAATLVMEGLRGSRAPQLVRAVELLREHEARLPAFLLEDDRGRRLPEYLASVSQHLMKEHERLLVEMQGLARNVEHIKSVVSMQQENARFGGRVEEVPVPELIDDALRLHATSFEQLGIRVQRDYAEVPAVLVDRHQLLQILVNLLSNARHALMESGRKDKQLSIHVRREGAERVLRIEVEDNGVGISPEHLERLFAHGFTTKKGGHGFGLHASALAAEELGGQLRCESAGPGQGATFIIELPLREQASREAME; this is encoded by the coding sequence ATGGGCCAAGGGCCTCGTGCGTGGTTGCTCGGGCGGCTGGATGCGTTCCTGACGGAGCGACAGCGCCAGCTGCCGCCGGACGAGCTCGGCCGCTACCGCGTGCTGGTGGGGTGCACGCTCTGTGTGGTGCTCCTCAACCTGGTGCTGGCGCTGTCGGCGTCGTTCTTCCGGGAGGTGAGCGTTCCGCGCTTCGCGCTGGGCCTGGTGATGGCGGCGTTCTTCGGCATGGTGCTGGGGGTGCTGCGCCGGGGGCGCTCCCTCCGGCCCGCGTCGATGCTGGTGTGCTGCCTGCTCGTGGCCGGCTACATCGGTGCCACCTTCGCGATGCCCCATCCCGCCATCGCCTCGCACGCGACGGCCATGCTCATCCCGGCCCTGGCGGTCTACCTGATGGGGGTGCGCACGGGGCTCGTCGTCACGGCGTTCTTCTGTCTCAACGCCAGTGTCTTCCTCCCCCTCAGCCTGACGGGGTTCGGCACCCTGGAGCCGCTCTTCGCCCGGCCTGGCCAGTGGGCCTCGGGCGTGATGGATGCCTTCGTCCTGCTGCTCGGCTGGGGGGTGAGCGCGCTGTTCTGCTACGCGCGTGACGAGGCCATCGCCACGGTGCGCGAGAACGAGCGCACGCTGCGCAGCCTCCTGGAAAACACGGATGATCCAGTGTGTTCTCTGGACCCACAGGGGAACATCGTCATCGCCAATGCGGCGGCGAGGCGGATGTTCCGCCGGGCGTTCGGACGGGAGGTGAAGCGGGGGGATGCGCTGGACGAGGAGTCCGCGGAGGAGACGCGGGCCACGTGGCGCGCGGCCCTGGCCCGGACGCTGGGAGGGCAGCCCGTCCGCTATGAAATCCCCTTCCAGCAGGAGGGGCGCCCCATCACGTTGGATCTCTCCCTGCACCCCATCCAGGGCGAGGAGGGACGGGCGGTGGGGGTGACGTTGTTCGGGCGGGACGTCACCGAGCGCAAGCGGGCCGAGGCCCGGCTGGACGAGCTGCACCGCAACCTGGTGGACATGTCACGCCGGGCGGGCATGGCGGAGGTGGCCACCGGCGTGTTGCACAACGTGGGCAACACGCTCAACAGCGTCAACGTCGCGGCCACGCTCGTCATGGAGGGGCTGCGCGGCTCGCGGGCTCCCCAGCTGGTGCGCGCGGTGGAGCTGCTGCGCGAGCACGAGGCGCGGCTGCCCGCCTTCTTGTTGGAGGACGATCGGGGACGCCGGCTTCCGGAGTACCTCGCCTCGGTGTCGCAACACCTGATGAAGGAGCACGAGCGGTTGCTGGTGGAGATGCAGGGATTGGCGCGCAACGTGGAGCACATCAAGTCCGTGGTAAGCATGCAGCAGGAGAACGCGCGCTTCGGCGGCAGGGTGGAGGAGGTACCGGTGCCGGAGCTCATCGACGACGCGCTGCGCCTGCACGCGACCTCCTTCGAGCAGCTGGGCATCCGCGTCCAGCGCGACTACGCCGAGGTGCCCGCGGTGCTGGTGGACCGGCACCAGCTGCTTCAAATCCTCGTGAACCTGTTGAGCAACGCGCGGCACGCGCTGATGGAGAGCGGGCGCAAGGACAAGCAGCTGTCCATCCACGTGCGGCGGGAAGGGGCGGAGCGGGTGCTGCGAATCGAAGTGGAGGACAACGGGGTGGGAATCTCGCCGGAGCACCTCGAGCGGCTCTTCGCGCACGGGTTCACCACGAAGAAGGGTGGGCATGGCTTCGGGCTGCACGCCAGCGCGCTGGCGGCCGAGGAGCTGGGAGGTCAGCTGCGCTGCGAGAGCGCCGGGCCCGGCCAGGGCGCCACCTTCATCATCGAGCTGCCCCTGCGCGAGCAGGCGAGCAGGGAGGCCATGGAATGA
- a CDS encoding Uma2 family endonuclease — translation MCADSYRVDPDDPRAPPQELWERLMPDERARILDSLPSEFPVSEANPPEGDPHFDAKVRAREVLGGFFSRIGRKVYLGCELPVYYPGERMFAPDVIAVMDVEPHSRMRWVVSAEGRGLDLALEIHVAGERRKDLERNVERFARLGIREYFLFDRGRLKLTGWRLAGEGRRVYQPIVPQQGFYTSEVLGLELQLEGERLRFYHGRAALPEADEMISTLERMVGEAEAHRTEEAQVRAELEQRLAQEAHRREESERRLAEALSELERLRGRRR, via the coding sequence ATGTGCGCTGACTCCTATCGCGTCGATCCGGACGACCCGCGTGCGCCCCCCCAGGAGCTCTGGGAGCGGCTCATGCCCGACGAGCGCGCCCGCATCCTCGACAGCCTGCCGTCCGAGTTTCCGGTCTCCGAGGCCAATCCTCCTGAAGGAGACCCGCACTTCGACGCCAAGGTGCGTGCGCGCGAAGTGCTGGGGGGCTTCTTCTCCCGCATCGGACGCAAGGTGTACCTGGGGTGCGAGCTGCCCGTGTACTACCCGGGCGAGCGCATGTTCGCTCCCGACGTCATCGCCGTCATGGACGTGGAGCCCCATTCGCGCATGCGCTGGGTGGTGAGCGCCGAGGGCAGGGGGCTCGACCTGGCCCTGGAAATCCATGTCGCGGGCGAGCGGCGCAAGGACCTGGAGCGGAACGTGGAGCGCTTCGCCCGGCTCGGCATCCGCGAGTACTTCCTCTTCGACCGGGGGCGGCTGAAGCTGACCGGCTGGCGCCTGGCCGGGGAGGGGCGGCGCGTCTACCAGCCCATCGTGCCGCAGCAGGGGTTCTACACGTCCGAGGTGCTCGGATTGGAGTTGCAGCTCGAGGGCGAGCGGTTGCGCTTCTATCACGGCCGGGCGGCGCTGCCGGAAGCGGACGAGATGATCTCCACGCTCGAGCGGATGGTGGGAGAGGCGGAGGCTCACCGCACCGAGGAGGCCCAGGTGCGCGCCGAGCTGGAGCAGCGGCTCGCCCAGGAGGCTCACCGACGCGAGGAGTCCGAGCGCAGGTTGGCCGAGGCCCTCTCGGAGCTGGAGCGATTGCGCGGTCGCCGTCGCTGA
- a CDS encoding cation:proton antiporter, which produces MHGAHDFLKALAMVLCVAAVTSVVFQRLRQPVVLGYILAGLIIGPHVPIPLVADATIVQTLSELGVILLMFSLGLEFSLRKLFQVGPTAGLTAVIQCSLMIWLGFVVGRAFGWTARESIFTGAIIAISSTTIIAKAFDEQGIQGKLRELVVGVLIVEDLIAILLMAALTAISTGAGLSAGQLTLTVGRLALFLVGLVAVGLLLVPRTVRAVHRLNRPETLLVSSVGICFATAQLAQEFGYSVALGAFLAGTLVAESGKEKDVEHLVQPVRDMFAAIFFVSVGMLIDPGLIAQHWVAVAVLTLVVIVGKLVGVGLGVFLTGNGTRTAIQSGMSLAQIGEFSFIIAGLGLSLNATGTFLYPVAVAVSAITTLTTPFLIRASGPVANYVDRKLPGPLQTFAALYGTWVENLRAAPPRQTVGAKIRRTIRLLLLDSALLTALVIGTSVALKRISLAIESTVGLSASVARLLGIGLAVVLAIPFGVGIIRMARQLGVLLAETALPASTAVKGRLDLAAAPRRVLVLTLQLASLLIVGAPMVALTQPFLPGVQGAVALLLLLVVFGVGFWRSATNLQGHVRAGSQVIVETLAAQSHGGSTKAHDASLEALHPVLPGLGEPTPIRLMASSPAVGRTLAELNLRGMTGATVLAIKRGEGGVVVPTANEQLREGDILALAGTHDAIDAARSVLDGSGAQPEQAVP; this is translated from the coding sequence ATGCACGGAGCTCACGATTTCCTCAAGGCCCTGGCGATGGTCCTCTGCGTCGCGGCGGTGACGTCCGTCGTCTTCCAGCGACTGCGTCAACCCGTGGTGCTGGGGTACATCCTCGCGGGGCTCATCATCGGCCCCCATGTGCCCATTCCGCTCGTCGCGGACGCCACCATCGTCCAGACCCTGTCGGAGCTGGGCGTCATCCTGCTCATGTTCTCGCTCGGGCTGGAGTTCAGCCTGCGCAAGCTGTTCCAGGTCGGCCCGACGGCGGGGCTCACGGCCGTCATCCAGTGCAGCCTGATGATCTGGCTCGGCTTCGTGGTGGGCCGGGCCTTCGGGTGGACGGCGCGCGAGAGCATCTTCACCGGGGCCATCATCGCCATCTCCAGTACGACGATCATCGCCAAGGCGTTCGACGAGCAGGGCATCCAGGGCAAGCTGCGCGAGCTGGTGGTGGGCGTGCTCATCGTCGAGGATCTCATCGCCATCCTGCTGATGGCGGCGCTCACGGCGATCTCCACGGGAGCGGGGCTGTCGGCCGGTCAGTTGACCCTCACCGTGGGACGGCTGGCCCTGTTCCTGGTGGGGCTGGTCGCGGTGGGCCTGCTGCTCGTGCCGCGCACGGTCCGCGCGGTGCACCGCCTGAACCGCCCGGAGACGCTGCTGGTGTCGAGCGTCGGCATCTGCTTCGCCACCGCGCAGCTGGCGCAGGAGTTCGGCTATTCGGTGGCGCTCGGCGCGTTCCTCGCGGGCACGCTCGTGGCCGAATCGGGGAAGGAGAAGGACGTCGAGCACCTGGTGCAGCCGGTGCGCGACATGTTCGCGGCCATCTTCTTCGTGTCGGTGGGAATGCTCATCGACCCGGGGCTCATCGCCCAGCATTGGGTGGCCGTGGCCGTGCTGACGCTGGTGGTCATCGTCGGGAAGCTCGTGGGTGTCGGGCTGGGCGTGTTCCTCACCGGCAACGGGACACGCACGGCGATCCAATCGGGCATGAGCCTGGCGCAGATCGGTGAGTTCTCCTTCATCATCGCCGGCCTGGGCCTGTCGCTGAACGCCACGGGGACCTTCCTGTACCCGGTGGCCGTGGCCGTGTCCGCCATCACCACGCTGACCACCCCGTTCCTCATCCGGGCCTCGGGGCCGGTCGCCAACTACGTGGACCGGAAGCTGCCCGGACCGCTCCAGACGTTCGCCGCCCTCTATGGGACGTGGGTGGAGAACCTCCGCGCCGCGCCCCCGAGGCAGACGGTGGGCGCGAAGATCCGCCGCACCATCCGCCTGCTGCTGCTCGACTCGGCCCTGCTCACCGCGCTCGTCATCGGGACGTCCGTCGCCCTGAAGAGGATCTCCCTGGCCATCGAGAGCACGGTGGGGCTGAGCGCCTCGGTGGCGCGCCTGCTGGGCATCGGGCTCGCGGTCGTCCTCGCGATTCCCTTCGGCGTGGGCATCATCCGGATGGCCCGCCAGCTGGGCGTGCTGCTCGCGGAGACGGCCCTGCCCGCCTCCACGGCGGTGAAGGGCAGGCTGGACCTGGCCGCGGCCCCGCGCCGCGTGCTCGTGTTGACGCTCCAGCTGGCGAGCCTCCTCATCGTGGGAGCCCCCATGGTGGCCCTCACGCAGCCCTTCCTCCCTGGCGTCCAGGGCGCGGTCGCGCTGTTGCTGCTCCTGGTGGTGTTCGGCGTGGGGTTCTGGCGCAGCGCCACGAATCTCCAGGGACACGTCCGGGCGGGCTCCCAGGTCATCGTCGAGACGCTCGCGGCCCAGTCCCACGGGGGGAGCACGAAGGCGCACGATGCGAGCCTCGAGGCGCTCCACCCGGTGCTGCCCGGGTTGGGCGAGCCGACTCCCATCCGGCTCATGGCCTCCAGCCCGGCGGTGGGGCGGACGCTCGCGGAGCTGAACCTGCGAGGGATGACGGGAGCGACGGTGCTCGCCATCAAGCGCGGCGAGGGGGGCGTGGTCGTTCCCACGGCGAACGAGCAACTGCGCGAGGGAGACATCCTGGCGCTCGCCGGCACGCATGACGCGATCGACGCGGCACGAAGCGTGCTCGATGGAAGCGGAGCCCAGCCCGAGCAGGCGGTGCCCTGA
- a CDS encoding hemolysin family protein, with translation MPPTWALWTACLALVFTRGFIAAAESALYGTSDLSAQELAKTAPVSGGRVLRHKTEREATATALRVGMVLSGFLAAAIGAFVPPQLLNFTRLGEAPWLSVATVLAGSLLVGLLATLVEVTMRGLANAGPERWALRLSWLVSLLVLLFYPPMRLLMGPINLVARGFGRTLRFEPPPPPLEELEKLLAAQAAKEEVDQSAPQLIRSIFELSDKRCRDVMVPRTEVVCVDISTPPEEVLRLLAEENHSRIPVYRDDVDHILGVLHARDLIPLLQHPELIVLQDTIRPAHFVPWLKPIGDLLREMQRKKIHMAIVVDEYGGFMGIVTLEDILREIVGDIGDEFEVEEKQVEKQPDGSFLVDAALEVDQFTQAFGFPLPEGDFDTLGGFLSSLAGHLPDVGERFTFNGWAFTVHAKEGARIDRVRMMRLKTPTKEPTPPKEPPTKEPAGQELKA, from the coding sequence ATGCCTCCTACCTGGGCCCTCTGGACTGCCTGCCTGGCCCTCGTCTTCACCCGAGGATTCATCGCCGCCGCCGAATCGGCCCTGTATGGGACCTCGGACCTGAGCGCGCAGGAACTGGCCAAGACGGCCCCGGTCTCTGGTGGCCGGGTGCTCCGGCACAAGACGGAGCGGGAGGCCACCGCCACCGCGCTGCGAGTGGGCATGGTGCTCAGCGGCTTCCTGGCCGCCGCCATCGGGGCCTTCGTGCCGCCGCAGTTGCTCAACTTCACCCGTCTGGGCGAGGCGCCCTGGCTGAGCGTGGCCACGGTGCTGGCCGGCTCCCTGCTGGTGGGCCTGCTGGCCACGCTCGTCGAGGTGACGATGCGCGGCCTGGCCAACGCCGGCCCCGAGCGCTGGGCGCTGCGCCTGTCGTGGCTGGTGTCGCTGCTCGTCCTGCTCTTCTACCCGCCCATGCGCCTGCTCATGGGGCCCATCAACCTGGTGGCGCGCGGCTTCGGGCGCACCCTGCGCTTCGAGCCCCCGCCTCCGCCGCTCGAGGAGCTGGAGAAGCTGCTCGCCGCCCAGGCGGCCAAGGAGGAGGTGGACCAGAGCGCGCCCCAGCTCATCCGCTCCATCTTCGAGCTGTCGGACAAGCGCTGCCGGGACGTGATGGTGCCGCGCACGGAGGTGGTGTGCGTGGACATCTCCACCCCGCCGGAGGAGGTGCTGCGCCTCTTGGCGGAGGAGAACCACTCGCGCATCCCCGTGTACCGGGACGACGTGGACCACATCCTCGGCGTGCTGCACGCGAGAGACCTCATCCCGCTGCTGCAGCACCCCGAGCTCATCGTCCTGCAGGACACCATCCGGCCCGCGCACTTCGTCCCATGGCTCAAGCCGATTGGAGACCTGCTACGCGAGATGCAGCGCAAGAAGATCCACATGGCCATCGTGGTGGACGAGTACGGCGGCTTCATGGGGATCGTGACGTTGGAGGACATCCTCCGGGAGATCGTCGGAGACATCGGCGACGAGTTCGAGGTGGAGGAGAAGCAGGTGGAGAAGCAGCCCGACGGGAGCTTCCTGGTGGACGCGGCCCTGGAGGTGGATCAGTTCACCCAGGCCTTCGGCTTCCCGCTGCCGGAGGGCGACTTCGACACGCTGGGCGGCTTCCTGTCCTCGCTGGCGGGCCACCTGCCGGACGTGGGCGAGCGCTTCACCTTCAACGGCTGGGCCTTCACCGTCCACGCCAAGGAGGGTGCGCGCATCGACCGCGTGCGGATGATGCGGCTCAAGACGCCCACCAAGGAGCCCACGCCGCCCAAGGAGCCCCCGACCAAGGAGCCCGCGGGCCAGGAGCTCAAGGCCTGA
- a CDS encoding hybrid sensor histidine kinase/response regulator, with protein MNADTRDGRRILVVDDNPSIHQDFRKILAHQEDLAELDAMESMLFGSVPGRVRVSAFEVDSATNGEEGVRRVRAAMGEGRPYAMAFVDIRMPPGIDGVEATLRMWREEADLQVVLCSAHSDYSWEDLAKKLGANERLLILRKPFDNMEVRQMAHALCEKWELLRASHQRMEDLERAVAERTRALEEANARLLHAQKLEALGRMSAGLAHEVNNPLSYVLSNLRHVHRGLASLPCMDEGVEMREELRDSCQDAVLGAERIARIVQDVRLFARMDEPPREPVDVRAVLELSLSMTGEALRPGIRVVRDFQEVPLVLGSEHGLGQVFLNLIINATHALAGRAEPSIHLGLRRGADGRVEVEVRDNGCGIPAENLGRLFEPFFTTKPVGTGTGLGLSICHGIVTRLGGDITVDSTPGRGTAFRVLLPAAPSRKGEFSV; from the coding sequence ATGAACGCGGACACAAGGGATGGCCGGCGCATCCTCGTCGTCGACGACAACCCGTCCATCCACCAGGACTTCCGGAAGATCCTCGCCCATCAAGAGGACCTCGCGGAGCTGGATGCGATGGAGTCCATGCTCTTCGGGTCCGTCCCGGGGCGCGTGCGGGTCTCCGCCTTCGAGGTGGACTCGGCGACGAACGGGGAGGAGGGCGTGCGGCGCGTGCGGGCCGCCATGGGCGAGGGGCGCCCGTATGCCATGGCCTTCGTGGACATCCGGATGCCGCCGGGAATCGACGGGGTGGAGGCCACGCTGCGGATGTGGCGGGAGGAGGCGGACCTGCAGGTGGTGCTCTGCTCCGCGCACTCCGACTACTCGTGGGAGGACCTGGCGAAGAAGCTGGGCGCCAACGAGCGGCTGCTCATCCTGCGCAAGCCCTTCGACAACATGGAGGTGCGGCAGATGGCGCACGCGCTCTGCGAGAAGTGGGAGCTGCTGCGCGCCAGCCACCAGCGGATGGAGGACCTGGAGCGGGCGGTGGCGGAGCGGACGCGGGCGCTGGAGGAGGCCAACGCGCGGCTGCTGCACGCGCAGAAGCTGGAGGCGCTCGGGCGGATGTCGGCGGGGCTCGCCCACGAGGTCAACAACCCCTTGAGCTACGTGCTGTCCAACCTGCGCCACGTCCATCGGGGGCTCGCGTCCCTGCCGTGCATGGACGAGGGCGTGGAGATGCGGGAGGAGCTGCGCGACTCCTGCCAGGACGCCGTGCTCGGGGCCGAGCGCATCGCGCGCATCGTCCAGGACGTGCGGCTCTTCGCCCGGATGGATGAGCCGCCGCGCGAGCCGGTGGACGTGCGCGCGGTGTTGGAGCTGTCCCTCTCCATGACGGGCGAGGCGCTGCGCCCGGGCATCCGCGTGGTCCGCGACTTCCAGGAGGTGCCGCTCGTGCTGGGCAGCGAGCACGGCCTGGGGCAGGTGTTCCTCAACCTCATCATCAACGCCACCCATGCCCTGGCGGGCCGCGCCGAGCCCTCCATCCACCTGGGCCTGCGGCGGGGCGCGGACGGCCGGGTGGAGGTGGAGGTGCGCGACAATGGTTGCGGCATCCCAGCGGAGAACCTGGGCCGCCTCTTCGAGCCCTTCTTCACGACGAAGCCGGTGGGGACGGGCACGGGGCTCGGCTTGTCCATCTGTCACGGAATCGTGACGCGGTTGGGGGGAGACATCACCGTGGACAGCACGCCGGGCCGAGGCACCGCCTTCCGGGTGCTGCTGCCCGCCGCGCCCTCGCGGAAGGGGGAGTTCTCGGTGTGA
- a CDS encoding DUF4142 domain-containing protein: MKRMIQGFLVAGTLVLGGSALAQQGAKAQGKGGTAEYRGFVVPTDTKALLERLHYTNQLEIKLGKLAQQNSTNPDVKSFGETMVREHTDADEKLMSYAQSQGIKLADMPKPMNDMERKAMAADKAVTEELQALKGAPFDSCYIANLVGDHDATLGKLLAGRQAIGTDNAQLTTLVDDLTQHVAQHRQQAYSVLSKLNPQATGVGGAGSDMQPESESGTGGHMGTHPGGGTQPKK; this comes from the coding sequence ATGAAGCGGATGATTCAGGGTTTCCTCGTCGCGGGTACGCTGGTCCTCGGTGGCTCGGCGCTCGCGCAGCAGGGGGCCAAGGCCCAGGGCAAGGGCGGCACGGCCGAGTACCGGGGGTTCGTCGTGCCCACCGACACGAAGGCCCTGCTCGAGCGGCTGCACTACACCAACCAGCTGGAGATCAAGCTGGGCAAGCTGGCCCAGCAGAACTCCACCAACCCGGACGTGAAGTCCTTCGGCGAGACCATGGTGCGTGAGCACACCGACGCCGACGAGAAGCTGATGTCCTATGCGCAGAGCCAGGGCATCAAACTGGCGGACATGCCCAAGCCGATGAACGACATGGAGAGGAAGGCCATGGCGGCCGACAAGGCCGTCACGGAGGAGCTCCAGGCGCTCAAGGGCGCGCCGTTCGACTCCTGTTACATCGCCAACCTGGTGGGAGACCACGACGCCACGCTCGGCAAGCTGTTGGCCGGCCGTCAGGCGATCGGCACCGACAACGCGCAGCTCACCACGCTGGTGGATGACCTGACCCAGCACGTGGCGCAGCACCGGCAGCAGGCCTACTCCGTGCTCAGCAAGTTGAACCCGCAGGCGACGGGCGTCGGCGGCGCGGGCAGCGACATGCAGCCGGAGAGCGAGTCGGGCACGGGCGGCCACATGGGCACGCACCCGGGCGGCGGCACCCAGCCGAAGAAGTAG